In the Verrucomicrobia bacterium CG1_02_43_26 genome, AAGATCGGCGCTGTGTAGGCACTCGTTAGGACGCCGATGAGGGCGTAGATGAGTATCCAGAACCAGCGTGCGGCGATGCACGCAAAACGAGTGGGTGGGGTAGGCGCCATAGGGGTAAATGGGGGTTGTTTAAATGAACCTTACCTTACCATGGTAAGAAAGGCAAATCTGGATGCTGGCATTTAAATAGGGGGAAGTTTTACTAGCTTTCCAGGCCCATCATGATGCTGCAGAGGCCGGAGCCGATGAACAGTAGGAGCGTGCTTTAGTTTTAAAATCTTTAAATAAATCAACAGAAACAAGCCACAGGTATGTTTTTAGTGATAATTTTAAAGTTTTTTACTTGAAAGTCATTAAAAATATGCTTATAAACAAACCATAGGTATGGAAGGAGGAAAAAAATTAAAGAATTTGTTAGAAAAGTGGCCATTTGGGACAGTGGCTACTACTGCTTGGTTTAAGGATTTATCGATATCCACGCAACTGGTTCAGCATTATATAAGGGATAAGTGGATAGAGTCTATTGGTTGGGGCGCGTATAAAAGGGTGAATGATGAAGTGAAGTGGTATGGCGGGTTGAGTAGTTTACAGAAGCAGGTAGGTTTGCCGATACACGTAGGAGGACCGACAGCGTTATTTTTGAGAGGCAATGCACATTATGTAAGGCTGAAGTCCGATGAAGTTTTTTTGTTTTCTTTAGTAAACACAAGATTGCCTAAATGGTTTTTAGAGTATGATTGGGGACTAGTGATAGAGGAGGTGAAGACATCGATGTTACCGGAAGAAGTCGCCATCAATTCTCTTGATTACAAAGGCGTGGGAATAGCTGTATCGAGCTTGGAAAGAGCGATACTGGAGAGCCTGTACCTTTGCCCTGATAAATTTGATCTTTTGGAGTGCTATCAAATATTGGAAGGACTGGTGAATTTGAGGCCGCAAATAGTTCAGGATCTACTCGTTCAGTGTTCTTCGATAAAAGTGAAACGACTTTTTCTGTATATGGCAGACAAAGCGCAGTTGCCCGTATTTAAGCATTTAAAATTGGGAGAGATTGATCTGGGTTCCGGCGATCGTATGATTGTGAAGAAAGGTGTTTACGATAAGAAGTATCAGCTTTGTTTGCCCAAAGAGCTTATAGATTATGTTTGAAAGTTACAGAGCACAAGTAGAATTACTTTTGCGGATTATTCCTTTTGTTGCAGAAGAAGAGTGTTTCGCACTGAAAGGAGGGACGGCAATCAATTTGTTTGTACGTGATTTTCCAAGATTGTCTGTCGATATCGATTTAACTTACACGCTTTTTGATGATAGAAAAGCGACTCTGCATAATATTGGCCTTGCGCTCAAGTCGATCAAGAAAAAACTCGAACGAGTTTTTAAAGATATGACGATACAATCCAAACCTTGCTCAGAGGATAGTGAAGTAAAATTGATATGTACTCAAGACGAGGCACAAGTTAAAATTGAAGTTAGCCCAGTTATGCGTGGAGCATTATTAGATACTCGTTTGTTGACATGCGCTCCAAAGGTTGCTGAAGAATTTGAAGCATTCGTGGAAATGAAAGTGATTTCGAATGGAGAATTGTACGGCGGAAAAATCTGTGCCGCATTGGATCGACAACATCCACGAGATCTCTTTGATATTTATTATCTTTTTGAAAATGAAGGTATGGGTGAAGACATAAAACAGGGGTTTATTGCCGGCTTATTGAGCCATGGTAGGCCGATAAATGAATTACTAACGCCTAACATGACGGACCAGAAAGCTGTTTATAATAATAAGTTTGAAGGTATGGCAAATGCCAAATTTTCTTATGAGATGTATGAGGAAACTCGAAGACGCTTGGTTAGGGAGATCAAACAAACTCTTACAGTTAACGACAAGAGATTTCTACTTAGCTTTAAAGAAGGCAGGCCGGAGTGGAGCTTAATAAACATTGCGAGGCTCAAAGAACTTCCCGCGGTTAAATGGAAGCTGCAAAATATAAGAAAGTTGATGAAAATGAATTCGGTAAAACATCAACAACAGTATAGCGCCCTTCAAGAAAAACTTGAATTGTGAATTTCAGCTTTCCAGGCCCATCATGATGCTGCAGAGGCCGGAGCCGATGCCCAGGAGGGCGATTTTGTTGTTGGGGGAAATTTGGTTTGCTTCGAGGGCTTTGGCTAGCGTAATGGGGACGGAGACGGAGCCGATGTTGCCGAGGGTTTCGTAGGTGGAGAAGTCTTTCTCTAGGGGAAGGTTCAGGGCTTCGAAGAGACGTTTTTGGTGTTGGCGGCCGACTTGGTGGCAGATGACGCGGTTTATGTCTTTGTTATTCCAGTTTGAGGTTTGGGCGAATTTGCTCCAGGCGCGGGAGGCAACTGCGATGCCGGCTTCCAGGAGTTGCTCGGAGTCTGTTTGCATTTGGAGGCCCTCTGTCGTGCTGCCACCTTCGCATAGCTTGTTTGCGGAAGAATCTGTTTCTATGACGGCGGAGTGGAGGCGTAGTTTTGGTTCTTTTACGATTTTGTTATGGGAAAGAATGGCGGCGGTGGCGCCGGAGCCGATCGTGAGGTTTGCGAAGTAGGGCTTGATGGCTTTGCGGGAGAGGTCTTTTTGTAAGAGCTCTTGTATGGTGTTTTCTAAAAGAGAGTGGCCGTTTTCGCCGGAGACGACCAAGGCGGAGCGAATGAGGTTACTTTGGATCATGCCTGCCGCGACGATCATACCGTTTAGGAAACCTAGGCAAGCGTTCGAGACGTCCATGATTTGGGTGTTTGGACTAAGGCCTAAGAGACCATGTACGTAGGCTGCGGTGGCGGGCTCGAGACGATCTCGGCAGACGCCGCAGTGGATGATGAGGTCTATTTCCGTTGGCTTAAATTGAGAGTTCTCTAAAACCCTTTTGCCAGCGAGGGCAGAAGCCTCGGACGGTAGCATGTTGATCGGCCAGTGGTGGCGTTGCTTGATACCCGTCATGAGCTCCAGGCGGCCGTAAGGGAGTTTTAATTTGTCGTATAGAGGCGCGAGACGTTGCTCAATTTCGTCTGAAGTTATAATGTTATCCGGAAGCGCGTAGGCGATGGATTCTATGACGACATTTTCGAAACGCATGGCTGGAAAAAATTAAACAGAAGAAGGTAGGCGAGTGGCAGCGTGGACGACTTCGTTGTCAAAGTAATTCCAGTCCATGCCTGCGTTTACAACGATACCCTGGGCATTGATGCCGCTAGAACGCTCACTTAGAAGGTATACAGCGGTGTCTGCTACCTCTTGGGTGGTGAGGGCTTGTTTACGAAGCGTCAATTTTTCCGCGAAAATATAGTTGTCCATATAACCCGGGATACCTGCGGAAGCACTGGTTTTAAGCGGGCCAGCGTTGACGGTGTTGAAACGGACTTGGGTGTCTTTGCTAAAAGATTTTGCGAGGTAGCGGACGGAGG is a window encoding:
- a CDS encoding 3-oxoacyl-ACP synthase III, which encodes MRFENVVIESIAYALPDNIITSDEIEQRLAPLYDKLKLPYGRLELMTGIKQRHHWPINMLPSEASALAGKRVLENSQFKPTEIDLIIHCGVCRDRLEPATAAYVHGLLGLSPNTQIMDVSNACLGFLNGMIVAAGMIQSNLIRSALVVSGENGHSLLENTIQELLQKDLSRKAIKPYFANLTIGSGATAAILSHNKIVKEPKLRLHSAVIETDSSANKLCEGGSTTEGLQMQTDSEQLLEAGIAVASRAWSKFAQTSNWNNKDINRVICHQVGRQHQKRLFEALNLPLEKDFSTYETLGNIGSVSVPITLAKALEANQISPNNKIALLGIGSGLCSIMMGLES